The following DNA comes from Epinephelus moara isolate mb chromosome 2, YSFRI_EMoa_1.0, whole genome shotgun sequence.
GGTTGGTTGCTGCTGATTCTGGAATTTGGCAGATGGTAACGGAGCTCCGCTGACTTTGTCCTCATGGATGAAGTGGCAGCGTGAGCCATAGGGGCAGTAGCCAAAGTTGTAGAAGGTTCTGCAGGGCTCAGTCTTGTATTTGGGGTGGCGGAACAGTCCACGCAGCTCTGCCTCTCCATGGGCAAACTGGCACTTACTGCCATATTTGCAGCTGCCAGTCTCTTGGAAGCCACGGCACAGCTCCGTCTTGTAACGATTAGGAGCCACCATTGGTGGAACCTGGGCTGGGAGGGTGGATGAGGGAGGAAAGCCAGGCGGTGGAGCCACAGTAGTAGCAGGGGGGAAAGCATCCAGGTTCTTCAGCTGTCCgaaggaggagagcaggctgATGCTGGACTCGGTCAGGCTCATGGAGCGGTCGGGCCTGAAGGGAGGCTGTTTTGGTTTGGAGACAGGGGCCTGGCTCCAGATATTGGATGACCAGAAAGGGCTGCCATTGTCGTTAATGTTAACATGCTCAGTGCTCAAGCTGTGGCTCGAGGaggcaggaggggaggggggggagaAGAAGGAGGTTGACCGGTTCAGCCGACTCTGCCCCGGGCCTTTCAGTTGAGACTGTTTCGTGAGCAAAGCTTCATCCAGGGCCAGGTTCATGAAGTTCTGTTACAGAGAGTTGACAAAGTTACTATACAGACTTTGATGTATGTTATATATTCATCATCCATTTCCTCTTTAGACCTACTTCCTACAACAAATCTGTTTCAAGTTAGTCTTTTAATCAGCAAAGTACAAGTTATTCTGGAACAGTGTCATATTTACaatcttttatttcttaaagACAGAAATGAGACACAAACGCCAAAACAAAGTCATTAAGAAGGCaattataaacaaacaaaaaccaccCAACTGTTCAGTACTAAACCTTTATCTTCCATTTACATGCAGTcacaaaatacaaattaaatgcaaataGTTGCAGTTTTTGACTCTTTTCTGTTTCTCATGAATATTCCGCGCAGTGGCAGATTGGAACTGAAGAAACAAACAACCCAGCGCTGACTGTCTCCCTTATCTCATTATCTCTTTAAACTGGAGAAATCCTCTGTGACTAAACTCGTTTCAGAAGGAATTCACCGTCAAATCACTGATTCACGGAGGAATAAAACCAGCAGGATTAAACAAATAAGCAAACACTT
Coding sequences within:
- the zgc:162730 gene encoding mRNA decay activator protein ZFP36L1, producing the protein MSEMLDDIFAKNFMNLALDEALLTKQSQLKGPGQSRLNRSTSFFSPPSPPASSSHSLSTEHVNINDNGSPFWSSNIWSQAPVSKPKQPPFRPDRSMSLTESSISLLSSFGQLKNLDAFPPATTVAPPPGFPPSSTLPAQVPPMVAPNRYKTELCRGFQETGSCKYGSKCQFAHGEAELRGLFRHPKYKTEPCRTFYNFGYCPYGSRCHFIHEDKVSGAPLPSAKFQNQQQPTPSGQNPRHQLRQSVSFAGFLGSSRSSPPPPSFSSSFNDPNLGFSRAPSVSPPPADLLSPVFGDSLQRESAAFQFGNLQTRASTGDIHNIPLILEPKASRCVCGHGNNFNSNNSRVFASMEDGHHQDDSMLFPGPGGHGGFTKPAVLQRFSSEDSLEDSYSSSSGGSSGTESPTFDSTTKRLTVFERLSLSD